One genomic window of Trichlorobacter lovleyi includes the following:
- a CDS encoding ammonium transporter, producing MELSPLTPLKQSGDVLFLMLGAVMVFAMHAGFAFLEVGSVRKKSQVNAFVKILTDWSVSTVVYFLIGFPLAYGISFLKPADQLMQGAMGYDLVHYFFLLCFAACIPAIISGGIAERAKFWPQVVAGAVFAGLCYPLFESLIWGKNAALLQGVFKSIGGLEFHDYAGSVVVHSIGGWIALPAVILLGARKGRYQHGKSHPLPISNIPFLALGSWILAVGWFGFNVMSAGNLEKISGLVAVNSLMAMVGGVLAALVAGRNDPGFVHNGALAGLIAVCAGSDLMHPLGALVTGAIAAVIFVYGFTFEQERLKIDDVLGVWPLHGVIGTWGGIAAGIFGQKFLGGMGNISFVSQLAGSLTAVLFAVASGLIVYGALSKTVGIRMHEEDEYNGPDLAIHKIGAYPEDHIR from the coding sequence ATGGAGTTGTCACCCCTTACCCCCCTGAAACAAAGCGGAGATGTCCTGTTTTTGATGCTCGGTGCCGTGATGGTCTTTGCCATGCACGCCGGATTCGCCTTTCTCGAGGTGGGATCGGTCCGCAAGAAGAGCCAGGTCAACGCCTTTGTAAAGATTCTGACTGACTGGTCCGTTTCAACCGTTGTCTATTTTTTGATCGGCTTTCCGCTGGCCTACGGTATCTCGTTTCTCAAGCCGGCTGACCAGCTGATGCAGGGCGCCATGGGCTATGACCTGGTCCATTACTTCTTTCTGCTCTGCTTCGCTGCCTGTATCCCGGCCATTATTTCCGGTGGTATTGCAGAACGGGCCAAGTTCTGGCCCCAAGTGGTGGCAGGGGCGGTCTTTGCCGGTCTGTGCTATCCGCTGTTCGAGTCATTGATCTGGGGCAAGAACGCCGCGCTGCTGCAGGGGGTCTTTAAGTCAATCGGTGGGCTTGAGTTTCACGATTATGCCGGTTCGGTGGTGGTGCACTCCATTGGCGGCTGGATCGCACTGCCGGCGGTGATCCTGCTGGGGGCACGGAAAGGGCGCTATCAGCATGGCAAATCCCACCCGCTGCCGATCAGTAATATCCCGTTTCTCGCGCTTGGTTCCTGGATTCTGGCCGTGGGCTGGTTTGGCTTCAATGTGATGAGCGCCGGCAACCTTGAAAAGATCTCGGGCCTGGTGGCAGTCAACTCCCTGATGGCCATGGTGGGTGGCGTACTGGCTGCTCTGGTGGCAGGACGGAACGACCCGGGTTTTGTGCATAACGGCGCACTGGCGGGTCTGATTGCGGTCTGTGCCGGCAGTGATCTGATGCACCCCCTGGGAGCGCTGGTAACCGGAGCTATTGCGGCGGTTATCTTTGTCTATGGTTTTACCTTTGAACAGGAAAGGCTGAAGATTGACGATGTGCTGGGTGTCTGGCCGCTGCATGGGGTGATCGGTACCTGGGGAGGGATTGCCGCCGGTATCTTTGGTCAGAAATTTCTGGGCGGGATGGGTAACATCAGTTTTGTCTCCCAGTTGGCCGGTTCCCTGACTGCGGTGCTGTTTGCCGTTGCCAGCGGCCTGATTGTCTACGGTGCGCTCTCAAAAACGGTCGGTATCCGGATGCATGAAGAGGATGAGTATAACGGTCCTGACCTGGCAATCCATAAGATCGGGGCCTATCCGGAGGATCATATCCGCTAA
- a CDS encoding tetratricopeptide repeat protein, with amino-acid sequence MLRYCRRLTAFLTCLLIATLLCAATVVAQETEDSQLFLSGFNAYQQKEYPAAVSRLGEVLKKYPDTPLRDMTLFWLARAHYKVGNRSDAARYMAQFTREYPDNPLKNTVEDDLLALAAQYEKGPGSAVQVAAATQLEAEKQRAAEAAALVAKEKAEADRLAAAKLEAERVAQEKAAQEAAEKARILKAKAEADRIAREKAEAERLAAIKLEQEKQQAAAEAERIAREKAEADRLAAAKLEAERAAQEKAAQEAAEKARILKAKAEADRIAREKAEADRLAAAKLEAERVAQEKASQEAAEKARILKAKAEADRIAREKAEAERLAAVKAEEERRAKEQAAAEQLAAQKAAEERRAAEKAAMAAAEQNERELAAARKAEEAKLAADRLRQERLGLKEKAIAGYKGILERFPNTPAARTAATRLKELGVAVVVPPAAAPAQPVESTATAQVLTLEVAQYAAFEFEVQSPLTPVEVARKNTIPFEIQNRGNGQDSFYLASSFPAEFGARFAAAATPEQSINQTPQLAPGEKFKGLLLLSVPAASIDGLRIAHPVKAASQFMPEASQSRTVSLTAAAPLLRAVVKTDKPQLLPGETVQYRVTVLNVGSTPAEDVTLRLSFPPQYQAVDFAAAGFRQEMGAALVLDGLALKSGESRELVATFQLKGEALAKEELIVRADLLNNPLQTRGTFLSNATFVLPVSELGLKMATERVKAVPGQVVTIPARLVNKGNQRERFSLVAGSGAFQKVVVYHDLNRDGLRQPGESEVTAIGPLGPKEEAALLLEVTTSKTAQDGTREKVSLSAAPESLQGKPVMVEAEIGYSRPVLQLTMKGREGRMVPGDLLTIDLDVLNRGSNLAKQVELEVTWPEQIELVAADQAAGKTGSGASLWRFSELGAGEKRVVKASFRIKSGTGVGTGVQLKSILTYQDQVGNRY; translated from the coding sequence ATGCTTAGATACTGCCGAAGGCTAACGGCATTTCTTACTTGCCTGCTCATCGCCACCCTGCTGTGCGCAGCAACGGTCGTTGCTCAAGAGACTGAAGACTCCCAGCTGTTTCTCTCCGGATTCAATGCCTACCAGCAGAAAGAGTATCCTGCCGCAGTGTCCCGCCTTGGCGAGGTGCTGAAGAAATATCCTGACACCCCCCTGCGTGACATGACGCTGTTCTGGCTGGCCCGTGCCCATTACAAGGTTGGCAACCGTTCTGATGCAGCCCGCTATATGGCCCAGTTTACCCGGGAGTATCCTGATAACCCTTTGAAAAATACGGTTGAAGATGATCTGCTGGCGTTGGCAGCCCAGTATGAAAAAGGGCCGGGCAGTGCCGTTCAGGTTGCTGCAGCAACGCAGCTTGAGGCTGAAAAACAGCGTGCTGCAGAGGCCGCAGCCTTGGTTGCCAAAGAGAAGGCCGAGGCTGACCGTCTGGCAGCAGCCAAGCTGGAGGCAGAACGTGTAGCCCAGGAAAAGGCCGCCCAGGAGGCTGCTGAGAAGGCCCGCATCCTGAAGGCCAAGGCTGAAGCCGACCGGATCGCCCGTGAAAAGGCCGAGGCAGAGCGATTGGCAGCCATCAAACTGGAACAGGAAAAACAGCAGGCCGCGGCTGAAGCAGAGCGGATTGCCCGCGAGAAGGCCGAGGCGGATCGGCTGGCAGCAGCCAAGCTGGAGGCAGAACGTGCAGCCCAGGAAAAAGCCGCCCAGGAGGCTGCTGAGAAGGCCCGTATCCTGAAGGCCAAGGCTGAAGCTGACCGGATTGCCCGTGAGAAGGCCGAGGCGGATCGCCTGGCAGCAGCCAAGCTTGAGGCAGAGCGTGTAGCCCAGGAAAAGGCCTCCCAGGAGGCTGCTGAGAAGGCCCGTATCCTGAAGGCCAAGGCTGAAGCTGACCGGATCGCCCGTGAAAAGGCAGAAGCGGAGCGCCTGGCAGCAGTGAAGGCAGAAGAAGAACGACGCGCCAAAGAACAGGCCGCTGCAGAACAGCTTGCTGCCCAAAAGGCCGCTGAAGAACGTCGTGCTGCAGAGAAGGCTGCAATGGCTGCCGCTGAACAGAACGAGCGCGAACTCGCTGCCGCCCGTAAGGCTGAGGAGGCAAAGCTTGCTGCTGACCGGCTGCGTCAGGAACGGCTCGGTCTCAAAGAGAAGGCGATTGCCGGGTATAAAGGGATTCTGGAGCGCTTTCCCAATACCCCGGCAGCCCGTACTGCAGCCACACGCCTGAAGGAGCTGGGGGTGGCTGTGGTCGTGCCTCCTGCGGCGGCGCCTGCTCAGCCGGTTGAAAGCACCGCCACAGCTCAGGTGCTGACCCTTGAGGTGGCACAGTATGCCGCCTTTGAATTTGAGGTGCAGTCACCGCTGACGCCGGTTGAGGTGGCCCGTAAAAACACGATCCCGTTTGAGATCCAGAACCGCGGCAACGGTCAGGACAGCTTCTATCTTGCCTCCAGCTTTCCCGCAGAATTCGGGGCGCGCTTTGCTGCTGCAGCAACACCGGAGCAGTCGATCAATCAGACCCCACAGCTGGCCCCCGGTGAGAAATTCAAGGGTCTGTTGCTGCTGAGCGTGCCTGCAGCCTCAATTGATGGCCTCAGGATTGCCCATCCAGTAAAGGCAGCCTCCCAGTTCATGCCGGAGGCCTCCCAGAGCCGGACCGTGTCGCTTACTGCTGCCGCACCGCTGCTGCGTGCCGTGGTCAAGACCGACAAACCCCAGCTGCTGCCCGGTGAGACGGTGCAGTACCGGGTTACGGTGCTGAACGTCGGATCAACACCGGCAGAGGATGTTACCCTGCGTCTGAGCTTCCCGCCCCAGTATCAGGCGGTTGATTTTGCAGCAGCAGGATTCCGGCAGGAGATGGGAGCCGCGCTGGTGCTGGACGGGCTTGCACTCAAGTCCGGCGAGAGCCGTGAACTGGTGGCCACTTTCCAGCTTAAGGGCGAGGCCCTGGCAAAGGAAGAGCTGATTGTCCGGGCTGATCTGCTGAATAACCCGCTACAGACCAGGGGGACCTTCCTCTCCAACGCCACCTTTGTACTGCCGGTCAGTGAGCTGGGACTGAAGATGGCCACTGAGCGGGTCAAGGCGGTGCCGGGCCAGGTCGTGACGATCCCTGCCCGACTGGTCAATAAAGGCAACCAGCGCGAACGTTTCAGCCTGGTGGCCGGGTCAGGGGCGTTCCAGAAGGTGGTTGTGTACCATGACCTGAATCGTGATGGTCTGCGTCAGCCGGGTGAGTCCGAGGTGACAGCAATCGGGCCGCTGGGGCCAAAGGAAGAGGCGGCACTGCTGCTTGAGGTGACGACATCAAAGACGGCCCAGGATGGCACTCGCGAAAAGGTGTCCCTGAGCGCAGCCCCTGAGTCGCTTCAGGGTAAGCCGGTCATGGTGGAGGCAGAGATCGGCTATTCACGGCCGGTGCTGCAGCTGACCATGAAAGGGCGTGAAGGACGGATGGTCCCGGGAGACCTGCTGACGATCGACCTGGATGTGCTGAACCGTGGTTCCAATCTGGCCAAGCAGGTTGAACTGGAAGTAACCTGGCCTGAACAGATTGAGCTGGTGGCAGCCGATCAGGCTGCCGGCAAGACCGGAAGCGGCGCGTCACTCTGGCGCTTCAGTGAGCTTGGTGCCGGTGAAAAGCGGGTTGTCAAGGCATCGTTCAGAATCAAGTCCGGTACCGGAGTCGGCACTGGCGTCCAGCTGAAAAGCATCTTGACCTACCAGGATCAAGTGGGGAACAGGTACTGA
- a CDS encoding LysM peptidoglycan-binding domain-containing protein has protein sequence MHLPGVKIPLLALLLCGATASWGGDYLYAPRPVDGAEPGEGVLVREVTVKKGDTLSHLSKRYAGHGYYYPQILLFNEIRNPHRIQVGQVVRVPLSRKAGRKLQSNLVLQHDQGQAPAAEPSKHQMAERPKTAQQPPLRQGEKNAYSHALESFKKGDCETAIKQFDSFISRYPASVLLPEATLNRAECYLKLSTK, from the coding sequence ATGCATCTACCAGGTGTTAAGATTCCACTGTTGGCACTACTGCTGTGCGGAGCGACAGCAAGCTGGGGCGGCGACTATCTCTACGCTCCCCGGCCGGTTGACGGTGCTGAGCCGGGTGAGGGGGTGCTGGTGCGGGAGGTCACGGTAAAAAAAGGTGATACCCTTTCCCACCTTTCAAAACGGTATGCGGGGCACGGCTACTACTATCCGCAGATCCTGCTTTTTAACGAGATCAGGAACCCGCACCGGATTCAGGTCGGGCAGGTAGTGCGGGTGCCGCTTTCACGCAAGGCCGGGCGGAAGCTGCAGAGCAATCTGGTGCTGCAGCACGATCAGGGACAGGCACCGGCGGCTGAGCCGTCAAAACACCAGATGGCTGAAAGACCGAAAACAGCACAGCAGCCGCCTCTGCGGCAGGGCGAGAAGAACGCCTACAGCCATGCCCTGGAGAGCTTTAAAAAGGGGGATTGCGAGACGGCAATCAAACAGTTCGACAGCTTTATCAGCCGCTACCCCGCTTCAGTCCTGCTGCCTGAAGCAACCTTGAACCGGGCGGAGTGCTACCTGAAGCTTTCAACAAAATAG
- the gltX gene encoding glutamate--tRNA ligase encodes MSDLRVRFAPSPTGYLHVGGARTALFNWLYARHFGGTFILRIEDTDTERSTQQSVDAILQGMEWLGLDWDEGPFYQTDNFPLYKQHVQKLLEEGKAYRCWCRPEELEAKREAAMAEGRKPKYDGTCRHRQDQPLDQPHVIRFKAPEEGETAFDDLIKGRIAFPNAELDDLIISRTDGTPTYNFCVVIDDALMRISHVIRGDDHVNNTPRQIQLYEALGYPVPIFAHVPMILGSDKARLSKRHGATSVIAYREMGYLPEALNNYLVRLGWSNGDDEIFSREEMVQKFDIANVGRSPSVFNPDKLNWLNAHYIKTGDPARLADLLKPHLASRGVADCSTPDLAGVVATLQERAQTLEEMAERALFYYQAPHSYDEAALAKFDKPHLAAVFSTVAARLSTASAVAAPEFDALLKEICTEGGWKMPQVGQPLRIALSGSTQAPGIGEIITALGVNETIARVERAKAFLAD; translated from the coding sequence ATGTCTGATCTGCGAGTTCGCTTTGCCCCTTCGCCCACCGGCTATCTGCATGTTGGTGGTGCCCGCACCGCCCTGTTCAACTGGCTGTACGCCCGTCATTTCGGCGGCACCTTTATCCTGCGGATCGAGGATACCGACACCGAGCGTTCCACCCAGCAGTCGGTGGATGCCATCCTGCAGGGGATGGAGTGGCTGGGGCTGGACTGGGATGAAGGGCCGTTCTACCAGACCGACAACTTCCCGCTCTACAAACAGCATGTCCAGAAGCTGCTGGAAGAGGGCAAGGCCTACCGCTGCTGGTGCCGGCCGGAGGAGCTGGAGGCCAAGCGCGAGGCGGCCATGGCAGAGGGGCGCAAGCCCAAGTACGACGGTACCTGTCGCCACCGCCAGGATCAGCCGCTGGATCAGCCCCACGTGATCCGCTTCAAGGCCCCGGAAGAAGGGGAGACGGCCTTTGACGACCTGATCAAAGGCAGGATCGCCTTCCCCAATGCCGAGCTGGATGACCTGATCATCAGTCGCACCGACGGTACCCCCACCTACAACTTCTGCGTGGTGATCGACGATGCCCTGATGCGGATTTCCCATGTCATCCGCGGTGATGACCATGTCAACAACACCCCGCGCCAGATTCAGCTCTACGAGGCACTGGGCTACCCGGTACCGATCTTTGCCCATGTGCCAATGATCCTGGGCAGCGACAAGGCCCGCCTGTCCAAACGCCATGGTGCCACCAGCGTGATCGCCTACCGTGAGATGGGCTACCTGCCCGAGGCGCTGAACAACTATCTGGTGCGGCTGGGCTGGAGTAACGGCGACGATGAGATCTTCAGCCGTGAAGAGATGGTTCAGAAGTTTGATATCGCCAATGTGGGCCGCTCCCCGTCGGTCTTCAATCCTGACAAACTGAACTGGCTGAATGCCCACTACATCAAGACCGGAGACCCGGCCCGCCTGGCTGATCTGCTGAAGCCGCACTTGGCAAGCCGTGGCGTGGCGGACTGTTCAACCCCTGACCTGGCCGGTGTGGTGGCGACCCTGCAGGAACGGGCCCAGACCCTGGAAGAGATGGCCGAGCGGGCCTTGTTCTACTATCAGGCGCCACACTCCTATGACGAGGCGGCATTGGCCAAGTTTGACAAACCGCATCTGGCAGCAGTCTTTAGCACTGTTGCGGCCAGGCTCTCTACAGCAAGCGCTGTTGCCGCGCCGGAGTTTGATGCGTTGTTAAAGGAGATTTGCACGGAAGGCGGCTGGAAGATGCCCCAGGTCGGGCAGCCGCTGCGGATCGCCCTGTCCGGCAGCACCCAGGCACCCGGCATCGGCGAGATCATCACGGCCCTGGGGGTCAACGAGACGATCGCACGTGTTGAACGGGCCAAAGCGTTCCTGGCAGACTAG
- the hcp gene encoding hydroxylamine reductase — MSMFCNQCEQAANGTGCNISGVCGKKPDVAALQDHLLYGLKSLALYADKLGRDAEIDRFTIEALFATVTNVDFDPEDIAKLIQKCYQLKEKAKAASGAAISGPVADWKPAADLATMVAQGEQHGINTQHVNEDIRSTIEILMYGLKGMSAYMDHAMILGKSDDDVMAFTQKALAATTDANLGLMDFVSLCMECGKQNLTTMGLLDTLHNETYGAPTPTPVNLGTKAGKGILVTGHDLKMLEELLKQTEGKGINIYTHGEMLPAHGYPGLKKYPHLVANFGGAWQDQAREFPNFPGAIIFNTNCIQRPADSYKDRLYTWGLVQWPDVKHIEGWDFSEVINKALECPSLPENPGQEILTGFGHKAVLGVADKVIAAVKAGQIKHFFLVGGCDGAKSGRNYYTEFAEKAPQDTVIMTLACGKYRFNKLEFGDIGGIPRLLDIGQCNDAYSAIQIAVALAGAFECGVNDLPLSLILSWYEQKAVVILLTLLSLGIKNIRLGPSLPAFITPNVLNFLVENFNIMPITTAEEDLKAILG, encoded by the coding sequence ATGAGCATGTTCTGTAACCAGTGTGAGCAAGCTGCCAACGGTACCGGCTGCAATATTTCCGGAGTCTGCGGCAAGAAGCCTGATGTGGCCGCCCTGCAGGATCATCTCCTGTACGGCCTGAAGTCCCTGGCCCTGTATGCCGACAAGCTTGGCCGTGATGCCGAGATTGACCGCTTCACCATTGAGGCGCTCTTTGCCACCGTCACCAACGTGGACTTTGATCCAGAAGATATCGCCAAACTGATTCAAAAGTGTTACCAGCTGAAAGAAAAGGCCAAGGCCGCTTCAGGTGCCGCCATCAGCGGACCGGTGGCCGACTGGAAACCTGCCGCCGACCTGGCCACCATGGTTGCCCAGGGGGAGCAGCACGGTATCAACACCCAGCATGTCAACGAGGATATCCGTTCCACGATTGAGATCCTGATGTATGGCCTGAAGGGGATGTCCGCCTATATGGATCATGCCATGATCCTGGGCAAAAGTGACGATGACGTGATGGCCTTTACCCAGAAGGCGCTGGCTGCGACTACCGATGCCAACCTTGGACTGATGGACTTTGTCAGCCTCTGCATGGAATGCGGTAAGCAGAACCTCACCACCATGGGACTTTTGGATACCCTCCACAACGAGACGTACGGTGCTCCCACGCCGACACCGGTCAACCTGGGCACCAAGGCCGGCAAAGGGATTCTGGTGACCGGCCACGACCTGAAGATGCTGGAAGAGCTGCTCAAGCAGACCGAAGGCAAGGGGATCAACATCTACACCCATGGCGAGATGTTGCCGGCCCACGGCTATCCCGGCCTCAAGAAGTACCCTCACCTGGTGGCCAACTTTGGCGGCGCCTGGCAGGATCAGGCCAGGGAGTTCCCCAATTTCCCCGGTGCCATCATCTTCAATACCAACTGCATCCAGCGCCCGGCTGATTCCTACAAGGATCGCCTCTACACCTGGGGACTGGTGCAGTGGCCGGATGTCAAGCATATCGAGGGCTGGGATTTCTCCGAGGTGATCAACAAGGCGCTGGAGTGCCCCAGCCTGCCGGAGAACCCGGGCCAGGAGATCCTGACCGGTTTTGGTCACAAGGCCGTGCTGGGCGTGGCCGATAAGGTGATTGCTGCGGTCAAGGCCGGCCAGATCAAGCATTTCTTCCTGGTGGGTGGTTGTGACGGCGCCAAATCAGGCCGTAACTACTACACCGAGTTTGCCGAGAAGGCACCCCAGGATACCGTCATCATGACCCTGGCCTGCGGCAAGTACCGCTTCAACAAGCTGGAGTTCGGCGATATCGGCGGTATTCCCCGTCTGCTGGATATCGGCCAGTGCAATGACGCCTACTCCGCCATCCAGATCGCGGTGGCCCTGGCCGGCGCCTTTGAGTGCGGCGTGAATGACCTGCCGCTCTCCCTGATCCTCTCCTGGTACGAGCAGAAGGCGGTGGTGATCCTGCTGACCCTGCTGTCGCTGGGGATCAAGAATATCCGCCTGGGACCCTCACTGCCGGCCTTTATTACGCCGAACGTACTGAACTTCCTGGTGGAGAACTTCAACATTATGCCGATTACCACGGCTGAGGAAGACCTCAAGGCCATCCTGGGGTAG
- a CDS encoding PAS domain S-box protein codes for MHNASSFRKALDLCPKSILLTDAAGRIVFVNQQMCRMSGYQADELIGRNPRLFQSGQTPAEFYRGLWNTITAGDVWSGELRNRSKSGVLYWEELSIAPIRSTSGSISHYLAIKDDISVRKGLEFELRQMASVVQNSHDFIGLCTPEMVPFFLNDAGYRMIGLEPGEPFPATILDVFWPDDLPLVLETAIPTLQWEGRWSGEVRFRHVKSGEPIYTRWDSFVIRNEQGEPVAWATNSPDLTSLKKAEQALRQANDSLQQTVVAQADQLRFSEQMLNTAFGLAPDAVIVTRLKDGTCIEVNDGFCKLTGFEPSEVIGRTALDLKLWAHPADRERLLYAMLQSDQVTDFEAQFRRKDGSILTGLLYARRIEVDGEPCVMSFTRDISELKRNEEALVRSNRLYGTLYAANQAIIRAASQEELFAELCRIIVEQGGFLFAWIGLEQRETGLIQPAASFGDRYGYLDGIQVSSRLCEIGRGPTGTAVREGVTVVCNDFMQHQGTSGWQARAQRSNIRSSAAFPLTVFGKPIGSLSVYSQLSNYFCSDYLALFEQLAADLSYALEHMEREQQRLQTEQRLAVVKEKQAEMATELSLLDQQVRLRISTELHDHIGQSLVLGRIKLGTLEHSLQALSAREAVSDVRRLLEQVISDVRSLTLQLTPPVLASAGLEAALSWLCRQISDDYGLLVEFEDDATSKPLTEVLRSVVYQAARELLINAAKHAAASSARFSMYRKDTWLILLVEDDGRGFDPALAFSAPKEGCFGLFNIVRQIRHLGGQITITSAPDSGSRISLQVPLLGAADACQKGESCP; via the coding sequence ATGCACAACGCCTCCTCATTCAGAAAGGCCCTTGACCTGTGCCCCAAAAGCATCCTGCTGACGGACGCGGCGGGACGGATCGTCTTTGTCAATCAGCAGATGTGCCGGATGAGCGGCTATCAGGCCGATGAGTTGATCGGGAGGAACCCGCGTCTGTTTCAATCGGGACAAACCCCGGCAGAGTTTTACCGCGGTCTCTGGAACACCATAACGGCCGGTGACGTCTGGAGCGGCGAGCTGAGAAATCGTAGCAAGTCAGGTGTGCTGTATTGGGAGGAACTTTCCATTGCACCGATCCGGTCGACTTCCGGCAGCATCAGCCACTATCTGGCCATCAAAGATGATATCAGTGTGCGCAAAGGATTGGAGTTTGAGCTGCGTCAGATGGCCTCGGTGGTGCAGAACAGTCATGATTTTATCGGGCTCTGCACGCCGGAGATGGTGCCGTTTTTCCTGAACGATGCCGGCTATCGTATGATCGGCCTGGAGCCGGGGGAGCCGTTCCCAGCGACAATCCTCGACGTCTTTTGGCCTGATGATCTGCCGCTGGTTCTGGAGACCGCCATCCCCACCCTGCAGTGGGAGGGACGCTGGTCAGGCGAGGTGCGTTTCCGGCACGTCAAGAGCGGCGAGCCGATCTACACCCGCTGGGATTCCTTCGTGATCCGTAACGAACAGGGCGAGCCGGTGGCCTGGGCCACCAACAGCCCTGACCTGACCTCGTTGAAAAAAGCCGAGCAGGCTCTGCGTCAGGCAAATGATTCGTTACAACAGACTGTTGTGGCGCAGGCCGATCAGCTTCGCTTTTCTGAGCAGATGCTGAACACCGCCTTTGGGCTTGCCCCGGATGCCGTGATCGTCACCCGCTTGAAGGATGGTACCTGTATTGAGGTAAATGATGGTTTTTGCAAGCTTACTGGATTTGAACCGTCTGAGGTGATTGGAAGGACGGCCCTGGATCTAAAACTCTGGGCTCATCCGGCTGACAGGGAGCGATTGCTGTATGCAATGCTGCAATCGGATCAGGTGACCGATTTCGAGGCGCAGTTCCGGCGTAAGGATGGCTCAATCCTGACCGGACTCTTGTATGCCCGCAGGATCGAGGTGGACGGCGAACCCTGCGTGATGAGCTTTACCCGCGATATCTCGGAGCTGAAACGCAACGAAGAGGCCCTGGTGCGCAGCAACCGTCTGTATGGAACGCTCTATGCCGCCAACCAGGCGATTATCCGCGCCGCCAGCCAGGAAGAACTCTTTGCTGAACTCTGCCGGATCATTGTGGAACAGGGCGGTTTTCTGTTTGCCTGGATCGGGCTTGAGCAGCGGGAAACCGGCCTGATTCAGCCGGCGGCTTCGTTTGGCGACCGGTATGGCTACCTTGACGGGATCCAGGTCAGCTCCAGGTTGTGTGAGATCGGCAGGGGGCCGACCGGTACGGCGGTCCGCGAGGGGGTGACGGTTGTCTGCAACGACTTTATGCAGCATCAGGGCACCAGCGGTTGGCAAGCCAGGGCTCAGCGCAGCAACATCAGGTCATCGGCCGCCTTTCCTTTGACGGTCTTTGGCAAGCCGATCGGTTCGCTCTCAGTCTACTCGCAGCTCAGCAACTATTTCTGCAGCGATTACCTGGCGCTTTTCGAACAGCTGGCCGCAGACCTTTCCTACGCCCTGGAACATATGGAACGCGAGCAACAGCGTCTGCAGACAGAGCAACGTCTGGCGGTCGTCAAGGAGAAACAGGCCGAAATGGCCACCGAGCTTTCCCTGCTTGATCAACAGGTCCGGCTGCGGATCTCAACGGAACTGCACGATCATATCGGCCAGTCACTGGTGCTGGGGCGCATCAAGCTGGGGACACTCGAGCACTCCCTGCAGGCTCTGTCGGCCAGGGAAGCGGTCTCGGATGTCAGGCGGCTTCTTGAACAGGTGATCAGCGATGTTCGCTCGTTGACGCTGCAGTTGACGCCGCCCGTGCTGGCCAGCGCCGGTCTGGAGGCCGCCCTGTCCTGGCTGTGCAGGCAGATCAGCGATGACTATGGCCTGCTGGTTGAGTTTGAGGACGACGCCACCAGCAAGCCGCTCACGGAAGTGCTGCGTTCTGTTGTCTATCAGGCCGCCAGGGAGCTGTTGATTAATGCTGCCAAGCATGCTGCTGCTTCATCGGCAAGGTTCAGCATGTACCGCAAGGATACCTGGCTGATACTGCTGGTTGAGGATGACGGCCGTGGATTTGATCCCGCCCTGGCCTTCAGTGCCCCTAAAGAGGGCTGTTTTGGACTGTTTAATATCGTGCGTCAGATCCGTCATCTGGGTGGGCAGATAACGATCACCAGTGCACCGGACAGCGGCAGCAGGATTAGTTTGCAGGTCCCTTTGCTCGGGGCCGCTGATGCGTGTCAGAAAGGGGAGTCGTGTCCATGA
- a CDS encoding response regulator transcription factor — MKIRVLLVDDHKIMREGLKSLLEQAEDIAVVAQASNGQEAVQCYSECLPDVVVMDLTMPVMGGIEATREILAVSPQASVLALSMVLDRSCVAESLKAGAKGYLLKDCAADELMVAIRALHAGKSYLCSSVTDLVINEFQKKEGAGAKALLSPREREVLQYLADGASTKEIAFQLQVSSKTVETVRANIMKKVGATSIAELIKYAIREGITSI; from the coding sequence ATGAAGATCAGAGTGCTACTTGTTGATGACCATAAAATCATGCGTGAAGGGCTTAAATCACTGCTTGAACAGGCCGAGGACATTGCCGTTGTTGCCCAGGCCTCCAATGGGCAGGAGGCGGTCCAGTGCTATTCGGAGTGTCTGCCTGATGTGGTGGTCATGGACCTGACCATGCCGGTCATGGGGGGGATTGAGGCCACCAGGGAAATTCTTGCGGTCAGTCCTCAGGCCTCTGTTCTGGCGCTTTCAATGGTGCTTGACCGCAGCTGCGTTGCTGAAAGTCTGAAGGCCGGCGCCAAGGGGTATCTTTTGAAGGACTGTGCCGCAGATGAACTGATGGTGGCGATCCGGGCCCTGCATGCAGGAAAATCCTACCTCTGTTCATCGGTTACCGACCTGGTTATCAATGAGTTCCAGAAAAAGGAGGGGGCCGGTGCCAAGGCGCTCCTTTCGCCACGGGAGCGCGAGGTGCTGCAGTATCTTGCCGATGGCGCCAGTACCAAGGAGATCGCCTTCCAACTCCAGGTCAGCAGCAAGACCGTCGAGACCGTCAGGGCCAATATTATGAAAAAGGTCGGTGCGACCAGTATTGCTGAACTGATTAAATATGCCATTCGTGAAGGTATTACCTCCATCTGA